A single window of Nitrospirota bacterium DNA harbors:
- the ruvA gene encoding Holliday junction branch migration protein RuvA, whose translation MIGSLRGKLISKKPVSIVIEANGVGYEVSVPISVLSSLPDEGSEVFVYIYTHVREDALQLYGFIHEEEKGIFVKIINISGIGPKIALAILSTITVERFRKAIESEDTKTLSMVPGVGKKMAARLVLELKDKLPSQTGTQPDDDYTDTISALVNLGYKRSDCINAIEHISKRGVKDIESVLRESLKYLSKSN comes from the coding sequence ATGATTGGCTCTTTAAGAGGAAAGTTAATATCTAAAAAACCAGTTAGTATTGTTATTGAAGCAAACGGAGTGGGCTATGAAGTATCTGTGCCGATAAGTGTGCTGTCGTCGCTTCCGGATGAAGGCAGTGAGGTCTTTGTATACATCTACACACATGTACGCGAGGATGCGCTACAGCTCTACGGGTTTATACATGAAGAGGAAAAGGGTATTTTTGTTAAAATTATAAATATTTCAGGGATAGGACCCAAAATAGCGCTAGCCATACTTTCAACAATAACCGTGGAACGATTCAGAAAAGCCATTGAGTCTGAGGACACAAAAACGCTTTCAATGGTACCTGGTGTGGGAAAGAAAATGGCAGCCCGGCTTGTACTTGAACTTAAAGATAAACTACCCTCTCAGACAGGAACGCAACCGGATGACGACTACACAGACACAATTTCGGCTCTCGTCAATTTGGGCTATAAGCGCTCTGACTGCATAAACGCAATTGAACACATCAGTAAGCGGGGTGTTAAGGATATTGAATCAGTGTTGAGAGAATCCCTCAAATACTTGTCAAAGAGTAACTGA
- a CDS encoding 1-acyl-sn-glycerol-3-phosphate acyltransferase translates to MPFENGIYKTEKHGKTIFPSLFFYPNMVRTVYQASWEAKTGIYDRKNSYKSGITIIQELEKVGVTFDVTGIDNIKNTEGACLFISNHMSVMETFILSTFICPYKELTYVVKESLFRYPIFKHIMFGIRAISVGRKNPKEDLMAVLNGGCAALSEGRSVVVFPQSTRSVEFNAAAFNTIGVKLARRANVPVIPLALKTDAWGNGKYLKDYGKIDPKKVVHFAFGTPLVIKGTGTDEHKAITDFIEGKLKIWSETL, encoded by the coding sequence TTGCCGTTTGAAAATGGGATTTATAAAACCGAAAAGCACGGTAAAACAATATTTCCATCCCTGTTTTTCTATCCCAATATGGTGCGCACTGTGTATCAGGCAAGTTGGGAGGCTAAGACCGGAATTTATGACAGAAAGAACTCTTACAAAAGTGGTATCACGATTATTCAAGAACTTGAAAAAGTCGGAGTTACCTTTGATGTTACAGGAATAGACAACATCAAAAACACAGAGGGAGCGTGTCTGTTTATTTCAAATCACATGAGTGTAATGGAGACATTTATACTGTCAACATTTATCTGTCCCTATAAGGAGTTAACTTATGTGGTAAAAGAAAGCCTTTTTCGTTATCCCATATTTAAGCACATAATGTTTGGAATAAGGGCAATCTCAGTTGGACGAAAAAACCCAAAAGAGGATCTAATGGCCGTACTTAACGGCGGCTGTGCCGCACTTTCTGAGGGACGCTCAGTTGTAGTGTTTCCACAAAGCACACGAAGCGTGGAGTTTAACGCAGCAGCATTTAACACTATTGGAGTTAAGCTTGCCAGACGGGCTAATGTACCGGTAATTCCGTTAGCACTTAAAACCGACGCATGGGGGAATGGCAAGTATCTGAAAGACTACGGCAAAATAGACCCGAAAAAGGTGGTTCATTTTGCTTTCGGCACACCCCTTGTCATAAAAGGAACCGGCACGGATGAGCATAAGGCTATCACTGATTTTATAGAAGGCAAGTTAAAGATATGGTCGGAGACATTATAA
- the dksA gene encoding RNA polymerase-binding protein DksA translates to MEIQLVETLNNRDSRKLSRDEQRRRSKRLEEILKIRKKLVNMRSQLMNEAEAAINNVPDTLTFPDLGDQASAEIDRNFTLRLRERERKLLKKIDKSLEDIEGGKYGFCETCGQEIGIKRLEARPVTSLCIDCKVEQEEEEKMRED, encoded by the coding sequence ATGGAGATACAGTTAGTGGAAACTCTAAATAATCGTGATAGCAGGAAACTGAGCAGAGATGAGCAAAGGAGGAGGTCGAAAAGGCTTGAGGAAATCCTCAAGATAAGAAAGAAACTTGTAAATATGAGGTCGCAGTTAATGAACGAGGCTGAGGCTGCTATAAATAACGTGCCGGATACGTTGACTTTCCCTGACCTCGGAGACCAGGCAAGTGCTGAGATAGACAGGAATTTTACGCTCAGGCTCAGGGAGCGGGAACGAAAGCTCTTAAAAAAAATAGACAAGTCACTAGAGGATATAGAAGGCGGCAAGTACGGATTCTGCGAAACCTGCGGTCAGGAAATAGGGATTAAGAGACTTGAGGCAAGGCCGGTTACAAGCCTTTGCATTGATTGTAAGGTGGAGCAGGAGGAAGAGGAGAAAATGAGGGAGGATTGA
- a CDS encoding epoxyqueuosine reductase QueH yields the protein MNTLVHICCANCATYPINAFTERGVDFTGFWYNPNIHPLTEYGLRLEALMALQNAWNFKVIYENRYELETFLKMVLNTEGNRCEKCYKMRLEETAKRAKSLSYQSFTTTLLYSIYQKFDTIIDTGRELSEKYDIEFYEEDFRICWNRGIELSKSLSLYRQKYCGCIFSEMERYAKKMKVKYEDFLN from the coding sequence ATGAATACACTGGTTCATATCTGCTGTGCCAACTGTGCCACATATCCGATAAACGCATTTACAGAGCGGGGAGTTGATTTCACAGGTTTTTGGTATAACCCCAATATTCATCCGCTTACCGAATATGGACTGCGCCTTGAAGCGCTCATGGCACTTCAGAATGCCTGGAATTTTAAGGTTATCTATGAAAACCGTTATGAATTAGAAACTTTCTTAAAAATGGTTTTAAACACTGAGGGTAATCGCTGTGAAAAGTGCTACAAGATGAGGCTTGAGGAAACTGCAAAGAGAGCAAAGTCTCTAAGTTATCAATCATTTACAACAACGCTGCTTTACAGCATCTACCAAAAATTTGACACAATAATAGACACAGGCAGGGAGCTTTCGGAAAAGTACGATATAGAGTTTTATGAGGAGGATTTTAGAATTTGCTGGAACAGAGGGATTGAGTTATCCAAATCATTGTCCCTATACAGACAAAAATACTGCGGTTGCATATTTTCTGAAATGGAACGTTATGCTAAAAAGATGAAAGTTAAATATGAGGATTTTTTAAACTGA
- a CDS encoding caspase family protein, which translates to MKKLRVILFLIVILAIPLQLSAEKTTADGNGSSPQLAVKDATIAALKKLCWRLLKDYVRGNTPSDYERYINNVIGLVGHPNVLEEKELLPGEWTVLIEVDINPSLLTQKTLQLYSSRNGQPPGYSAGKPSQSDPVNGGINTSGTGGSGGNGSGNNKPSNNDGSSITTAAAAPPTIEIYKPEVDRGVSIVSKPRIAVEGRANSEAGISYVLVDNRPAVVAADGTFTARDVLLKVGENEITVAARDINRQETKQTFKIKRKDASELPSPGKGNYYALLIGINTYQNYRRLDTAVDDVEVLAKILHEKYGFNTELLIEDNATKANIEQKIFEYYKTLGKDDSLLIYYAGHGDEDKKRHQYNWIPVDGNEDNNSLVNTYDLVRDFAESNSYHILLIADSCFSGSLTEERNVYRMKIPIAEYIETAYQNKSRQVITSGGNQPVLDGGGKGNHSVFASALIEILKKKGEKPFTAFEITTNLWPVVLKKTNNKQTVMIKNYDKAGHEVGGDFVFMRKQ; encoded by the coding sequence ATGAAAAAACTTAGAGTGATATTGTTTTTGATAGTGATTCTTGCTATCCCATTACAACTATCTGCCGAGAAAACAACGGCAGATGGTAATGGCTCCTCTCCACAGTTGGCTGTTAAAGATGCAACAATTGCGGCATTAAAGAAATTGTGCTGGAGACTGCTTAAAGATTATGTGCGTGGGAATACACCATCGGATTATGAAAGATACATTAATAATGTCATTGGTTTGGTAGGCCACCCTAATGTACTTGAAGAGAAAGAGTTATTGCCTGGTGAATGGACTGTGTTAATAGAGGTTGACATTAACCCATCTTTACTCACTCAAAAGACCTTACAATTGTATTCCTCAAGAAATGGACAGCCACCAGGATATTCAGCTGGAAAACCTTCACAAAGTGATCCCGTAAATGGTGGTATTAACACTAGTGGCACTGGCGGTAGCGGTGGTAACGGCAGCGGCAACAACAAACCCAGCAACAATGATGGTAGTAGTATAACAACTGCCGCTGCCGCTCCTCCCACTATTGAAATCTATAAGCCTGAAGTTGATAGAGGGGTCAGCATAGTTTCAAAACCAAGAATTGCAGTTGAAGGCAGAGCAAATTCAGAGGCGGGAATTTCATATGTATTAGTTGACAATCGGCCTGCTGTGGTTGCTGCTGATGGCACATTCACTGCAAGAGATGTTCTGTTAAAAGTTGGAGAGAATGAAATAACTGTTGCAGCAAGAGACATAAATAGACAGGAGACAAAACAAACTTTTAAGATCAAACGAAAAGATGCTTCAGAACTTCCTTCACCTGGAAAAGGCAATTACTATGCGCTTTTGATAGGGATAAACACTTATCAAAACTATAGAAGATTGGACACTGCCGTTGATGATGTAGAAGTATTAGCAAAAATATTGCATGAGAAATATGGATTTAACACGGAACTATTGATTGAAGATAATGCAACTAAAGCTAATATTGAGCAAAAGATATTTGAATATTACAAAACATTGGGCAAAGATGACAGTTTACTTATTTATTATGCCGGACATGGTGACGAGGACAAAAAACGACACCAATACAATTGGATTCCTGTTGACGGAAATGAGGACAATAATTCATTGGTTAATACTTATGACCTTGTTAGAGATTTCGCCGAAAGTAACTCTTACCATATACTTCTAATAGCCGACAGTTGTTTTTCTGGAAGTCTCACTGAAGAAAGAAACGTTTACCGTATGAAGATACCCATAGCTGAGTATATCGAAACGGCATATCAAAATAAGTCGCGTCAGGTAATAACAAGCGGTGGTAACCAACCTGTGTTAGATGGTGGAGGTAAGGGAAATCACTCTGTGTTTGCTTCTGCTCTGATAGAAATATTAAAAAAGAAGGGTGAGAAACCTTTTACCGCCTTTGAAATAACTACTAACTTATGGCCGGTTGTATTAAAAAAAACCAATAATAAACAAACAGTTATGATAAAAAACTATGATAAAGCTGGTCATGAGGTAGGTGGCGATTTTGTTTTTATGAGAAAGCAATAA
- the ruvB gene encoding Holliday junction branch migration DNA helicase RuvB: protein MSERTIESVALDDDTLFDRALRPKKFSEFVGQERIKENLAVFIEAARQRAEALDHVLFCGPPGLGKTTFANIIANELKVGLKSTSGPVLERAGDLAAILTNLSDFDILFIDEIHRLPRAVEEILYPAMEDFKLDILIGQGPNARTLKLNLPRFTLIGATTRTGLLTSPLRDRFGVIDRLEFYNHEELVMIVKRSASILLAELKDDAAFEIGRRSRGTPRVANRLLRRVRDFAQVKNNGVIDLNITQFALEALNIDGRGLDDMDRKLLSTIIEKFGGGPVGIETLSAAVNEDKDTIEDVYEPYLLQEGFIERTPRGRLAAQSAYEHLNKTPRSRLF, encoded by the coding sequence GTGTCTGAACGAACAATAGAGTCTGTAGCACTTGATGATGATACGCTTTTTGACCGCGCACTAAGGCCAAAGAAGTTTTCAGAGTTTGTTGGACAGGAGCGAATCAAGGAAAATTTAGCCGTGTTCATAGAGGCAGCGAGGCAGCGTGCTGAGGCTCTTGATCATGTCCTGTTTTGCGGCCCTCCGGGACTGGGTAAGACCACATTTGCAAACATCATAGCAAACGAATTAAAGGTGGGGTTAAAGTCAACATCGGGGCCTGTGCTTGAAAGGGCCGGTGATCTTGCAGCAATACTAACAAACCTTTCAGATTTCGACATCCTCTTTATTGATGAAATCCACAGACTGCCCAGAGCAGTTGAGGAGATACTGTATCCGGCGATGGAGGATTTTAAACTGGATATTCTGATAGGCCAGGGCCCAAATGCCAGAACTCTAAAATTAAACCTGCCGCGGTTTACCCTGATTGGGGCAACCACAAGGACGGGTCTTTTAACATCTCCGCTTAGGGACAGGTTTGGCGTGATAGACAGACTGGAGTTTTACAATCATGAGGAGTTGGTTATGATAGTGAAACGATCGGCCTCAATTTTGCTGGCAGAGTTAAAAGATGATGCCGCATTTGAAATAGGACGGCGTTCAAGGGGCACACCGAGAGTGGCCAACCGGCTGCTTCGGCGGGTACGTGACTTTGCCCAGGTTAAAAACAATGGGGTGATTGACCTAAATATTACCCAATTTGCACTTGAAGCGTTAAACATAGATGGACGGGGGCTTGATGATATGGATAGAAAGCTTCTAAGCACGATAATAGAGAAATTTGGCGGAGGCCCGGTAGGAATCGAAACTCTGTCGGCTGCCGTTAACGAGGATAAGGATACGATAGAGGATGTCTATGAACCGTATCTTTTGCAGGAAGGTTTTATAGAGAGAACACCTCGGGGCAGACTTGCTGCACAAAGCGCCTATGAACATCTGAATAAAACGCCCCGGAGCAGATTATTTTGA